One window from the genome of Pedobacter schmidteae encodes:
- a CDS encoding bifunctional UDP-sugar hydrolase/5'-nucleotidase produces MEELLKINRRDFIRTGGIAAAATALSLTSLGSMAAGDVLKLTILHTNDVHSRIEPFPMDGSRNQGLGGTARRSTLIKQIRAKEPNVLLLDAGDIFQGTPYFNKFGGELEMRLMTAMGYDAATMGNHDFDNGLEGFHKQLPHADFPILCSNYDFSNTLLKGATQPYKIFKKGGLKIGVFGIGIELKGLVEGKNYGDTAFIDPIQKANEMADLLKQDLKCDLVICLSHLGYKYTSAKVSDQVLAKNNRNIDLIIGGHTHTFMDQPEDVQNLSGGITSINQVGFAGINLGRIDYYFERYKGKRIKTASPYLISNEIV; encoded by the coding sequence ATGGAAGAATTACTAAAGATTAACCGCAGAGACTTTATCAGAACAGGAGGGATAGCTGCAGCAGCTACGGCGCTGAGCCTAACTTCATTAGGATCTATGGCTGCCGGTGATGTTTTAAAACTCACCATCCTGCATACCAATGATGTGCACAGCCGCATTGAACCTTTTCCTATGGATGGCTCAAGAAACCAGGGACTGGGCGGAACAGCAAGGCGTTCGACGTTAATTAAACAGATCAGGGCAAAGGAGCCAAATGTGCTGCTGCTGGATGCCGGCGATATATTTCAGGGTACTCCTTACTTTAATAAATTTGGCGGCGAACTGGAAATGAGGTTAATGACCGCCATGGGCTATGATGCAGCTACAATGGGAAACCACGATTTTGACAATGGCCTGGAGGGATTCCATAAACAGTTACCACATGCCGATTTCCCGATATTGTGCAGCAATTACGATTTCTCAAATACATTACTGAAGGGAGCAACGCAACCTTATAAGATATTTAAAAAGGGTGGTTTAAAGATCGGTGTATTTGGTATCGGGATTGAGCTAAAGGGCCTGGTAGAGGGGAAAAATTATGGAGATACCGCTTTTATTGATCCTATACAGAAAGCAAACGAAATGGCCGACCTGTTGAAACAAGATTTAAAATGCGACCTGGTGATCTGCTTATCACACCTGGGTTATAAATACACTTCAGCTAAAGTATCTGATCAGGTACTGGCCAAAAACAACCGGAACATCGATCTGATTATTGGCGGCCATACGCATACGTTTATGGACCAGCCCGAAGATGTACAGAATTTAAGCGGCGGAATAACCAGCATTAACCAGGTTGGTTTTGCTGGGATAAACCTGGGTCGTATAGATTATTATTTTGAACGGTATAAAGGAAAGCGGATTAAAACCGCTTCACCTTATCTGATTAGTAATGAAATAGTTTAA
- the mnmA gene encoding tRNA 2-thiouridine(34) synthase MnmA has protein sequence MSKRGRILVAMSGGVDSSVAAVMLHEQGYEVIGLTMKTWDYATSGSNSKETGCCSLDSINDARTLAVNYGFPHYILDIRDEFGDFVIDNFVDEYLAGRTPNPCVLCNTHIKWEALLKRANKLDCEFIATGHYANIRRLDTGRHVISKGKDENKDQSYVLWGVSQENLARTQFPLGSFTKAEIRQMALDMGQEELAKKSESYEICFVPDNDYRAFLKHKVEDLEQRVAGGNFITSNGMVVGQHKGYPFYTIGQRKGLGIAFGEPMFVTQILPESNTVVLGRADELERREAMVRNINLVKYENINEPLDNVVTKIRYKDAGMLSTIVQEKDKMRVVFDHNVSAIAPGQSAVFYEGSDLLGGGFLC, from the coding sequence ATGAGTAAACGCGGTAGAATATTAGTCGCCATGAGCGGCGGGGTTGACAGTTCAGTAGCGGCGGTCATGTTACACGAACAAGGCTATGAAGTAATTGGTCTTACCATGAAAACCTGGGATTATGCCACTTCGGGTAGTAACAGTAAGGAAACGGGCTGTTGCAGCCTGGATAGCATTAATGATGCCCGCACATTGGCGGTTAACTATGGCTTTCCGCATTACATATTAGACATCAGGGACGAATTTGGCGATTTTGTGATCGATAACTTTGTTGACGAATACCTGGCTGGTCGTACCCCCAATCCATGCGTTTTATGCAATACCCATATCAAATGGGAAGCTTTGCTAAAACGTGCCAACAAATTGGATTGTGAATTTATCGCTACCGGCCATTATGCCAACATCCGTAGACTTGATACCGGGCGTCATGTCATTTCCAAAGGTAAAGACGAAAATAAAGACCAGTCTTATGTTCTTTGGGGTGTTTCTCAGGAAAATCTTGCCCGTACACAATTTCCATTGGGATCTTTCACAAAAGCTGAAATCAGGCAAATGGCGCTCGATATGGGGCAGGAAGAACTGGCCAAAAAAAGTGAAAGTTATGAGATTTGTTTTGTACCTGATAACGATTATCGCGCCTTCCTGAAACACAAAGTTGAAGACCTTGAGCAACGTGTGGCGGGTGGTAATTTTATCACCAGCAACGGAATGGTGGTTGGCCAACACAAAGGTTATCCTTTTTATACCATTGGTCAAAGAAAAGGTCTTGGTATTGCCTTTGGCGAACCAATGTTTGTAACCCAGATTCTTCCCGAAAGCAATACGGTGGTATTGGGCCGGGCCGATGAACTGGAGCGTCGTGAAGCTATGGTTAGAAACATCAACCTGGTGAAGTACGAAAACATCAACGAACCTTTGGACAATGTGGTCACTAAAATCCGTTATAAAGATGCGGGAATGTTAAGCACAATTGTACAGGAAAAAGATAAAATGCGTGTGGTATTTGATCATAACGTATCTGCAATTGCTCCAGGACAATCGGCAGTGTTTTATGAAGGTAGTGACTTATTGGGTGGGGGTTTCCTTTGTTAA
- a CDS encoding nucleoside phosphorylase, with protein MGQALSAADLIINPDGSIYHLSLQPEDLAETIITVGDPERVAEVSKYFDEVELRKGKREFITHTGYLGKKRVTVISTGIGTDNIDIVFNELDALVNIDFDSRVIKEKLTSLNIIRIGTSGAIQPDIPMGTILASSFGLGMDALMQYYIHELSGDEHSLLDGIKSHFSHFKGITPYITAADSGLLNSIAKEMVHGITATAPGFYAPQGRQVRAKNAIPNLIQHFNTFRQLDNRITNLEMETAGIYALAKVLGHKALSVNAILASRVKFEFSQAPDRVVDKAIKMVLERL; from the coding sequence ATGGGACAAGCACTATCCGCCGCAGATTTAATCATCAATCCTGATGGCAGTATTTATCATCTTAGTCTGCAGCCCGAAGACCTGGCCGAGACCATCATTACCGTGGGCGACCCGGAGCGTGTGGCAGAGGTTTCCAAATATTTTGATGAAGTGGAACTTCGCAAAGGTAAGCGTGAATTTATTACGCATACGGGTTATCTTGGCAAAAAGCGCGTCACGGTAATTTCCACAGGTATTGGTACCGATAACATCGATATTGTTTTCAATGAGCTGGATGCGCTGGTAAACATCGATTTTGATAGCCGGGTAATCAAAGAAAAGCTGACTTCTTTAAATATTATCCGTATTGGTACCTCGGGGGCTATACAGCCGGATATACCTATGGGTACTATATTGGCCTCCTCTTTTGGCTTGGGGATGGATGCTTTAATGCAGTATTATATACATGAACTGTCGGGTGACGAGCATAGTTTACTAGACGGAATAAAGAGTCATTTTTCTCATTTTAAGGGAATAACGCCCTATATTACAGCTGCCGACAGTGGTTTGCTGAATAGTATAGCTAAGGAAATGGTACATGGTATTACTGCTACTGCTCCAGGTTTTTATGCCCCTCAGGGTAGACAGGTAAGAGCAAAAAATGCCATTCCTAATCTTATCCAGCATTTTAATACTTTTCGTCAGCTGGACAATAGAATTACCAATCTTGAAATGGAAACCGCAGGTATTTATGCCCTGGCAAAAGTACTTGGCCATAAAGCCTTGTCGGTAAATGCCATACTGGCCAGCCGGGTAAAGTTTGAATTTAGTCAGGCTCCCGACCGGGTGGTCGATAAAGCGATAAAGATGGTATTGGAAAGACTTTAA